The Tubulanus polymorphus chromosome 1, tnTubPoly1.2, whole genome shotgun sequence genome contains a region encoding:
- the LOC141900211 gene encoding uncharacterized protein LOC141900211 isoform X1 produces the protein MQTALLNTLQTDYFHCRTNKSNLFYGISSTLDYSEQTVSPDIPQSPSSLSTTSSEYVTKSVSHTPIPTTTASQQDMLVLQSPPGFDSDPTSVLDRFSLPSSGQASLFNPMISDVAGFDYPMQPFPSESAYANEPVDVFSQNYELSSYSDVPTSLPSFHDTYSQGNYAFPTDTKGTLFDLSAEDLSGATSNSGNQEKCPSMTMHYQGHYHTFQEESFKQSAFEDFPKLPTSGASTSRSQAFQPATFAPAEQKEFLSNFQSSSMFTEQNFPGFQTGFFQGAKTPDTSYASGLVQTSQASTAPYRRTDLSVPTRQQQYRRRPSLNIGSPMSSSESSMEMQKYQIQSPTTPSTPSSTRSSPGTHEQVPVKENQLCAVCGDNAACQHYGVRTCEGCKGFFKRTVQKGSKYVCLGDKNCPVDKRRRNRCQFCRFQKCLTVGMVKEVVRTDSLKGRRGRLPSKPKSPQESPPSPPISLITALVRAHVDTSPDIPNHDFTRFKTPTGESSPTSNSDVIKQFYDILISSLDVIRGWADRIPGFTDLCKEDQELLFNSASLELFTLRLAYRVQPNEDKLVFDNGVVLHRLQCLRGFGDWINTIVDFGMSLQRMPMDISSLACMLALTMVTERHGLKEPKKVEDLQMKIIDTLRDHCTYNSDAQKIPNFFSRIIGKIPELRTLSREGLQRLFYLKLEDITETPEIIEKIFLTSQLPF, from the exons ATGCAGACTGCTCTGTTGAATACTTTGCAAACGGATTATTTCCATTGTCGGACAAACAAGTCTAACTTGTTTTACGGTATTTCATCAACGCTGGATTACTCCGAACAAA CCGTTTCGCCAGATATTCCTCAATCACCTTCATCTTTGAGTACGACTAGTTCTGAATACGTGACGAAATCGGTATCTCACACACCAATACCTACTACTACTGCTAGTCAACAAGATATGCTTGTCCTGCAATCACCG CCGGGGTTTGACAGTGATCCGACTAGTGTATTAGATCGGTTTAGTTTACCGTCGTCTGGGCAGGCAAGTTTGTTTAACCCGATGATATCAGATGTGGCCGGTTTTGATTATCCCATGCAACCGTTTCCGTCGGAATCCGCGTATGCAAATGAACCAGTAGACGTATTCTCTCAGAACTACGAACTTTCCAGTTACTCGGACGTCCCGACGTCTTTGCCAAGTTTTCACGATACCTACAGTCAAGGAAATTACGCGTTTCCAACCGACACCAAAGGAACACTTTTTGATTTAAGTGCGGAGGATCTTTCTGGCGCTACTAGCAATAGCGGTAACCAGGAAAAGTGTCCGTCGATGACCATGCATTATCAAGGTCATTATCACACTTTCCAGGAGGAATCGTTTAAACAATCGGCTTTCGAAGATTTTCCGAAGCTCCCTACTAGCGGTGCCAGTACCAGCAGAAGTCAGGCTTTCCAACCCGCTACTTTCGCTCCCGCCGAACAAAAAGAATTTCTAAGCAACTTTCAGTCCAGTTCGATGTTTACGGAACAAAATTTCCCCGGATTTCAAACTGGTTTCTTTCAAGGAGCTAAAACTCCGGATACGAGCTACGCGTCTGGTTTAGTGCAGACATCTCAGGCTAGTACTGCGCCGTATAGACGTACTGACCTGTCAGTCCCAACCCGTCAACAGCAATACCGCCGTCGGCCGTCACTCAACATCGGGAGCCCAATGTCATCATCGGAATCCAG TATGGAAATGCAGAAATACCAAATTCAATCGCCAACCACGCCATCCACCCCATCATCAACACGCTCATCCCCGGGAACTCACGAACAAGTTCCCGTTAAAGAGAATCAACTTTGTGCCGTTTGTGGAGATAACGCAGCCTGTCAACACTACGGCGTTCGTACCTGCGAGGGTTGCAAAGGATTCTTCAAAAGAACAGTTCAGAAAGGCTCCAAATATGTTTGTCTCGGCGACAAAAATTGTCCGGTCGATAAACGACGCCGAAATAGATGTCAATTCTGCCGTTTCCAAAAGTGTTTAACAGTTGGAATGGTGAAAGAAG TGGTGCGTACTGACAGTTTGAAAGGAAGAAGGGGCCGTCTgccgtcaaaaccaaaaagtcCACAGGAATCACCTCCGTCTCCACCGATCAGTCTTATTACAGCTCTAGTGCGAGCTCACGTCGATACATCACCAGACATTCCTAATCACGATTTCACTCGG TTTAAGACACCGACCGGGGAATCGAGCCCCACTTCCAATTCTGACGTCATCAAACAATTCTATGACATCTTGATCTCGTCGCTCGACGTCATACGTGGCTGGGCGGATCGTATTCCCGGATTCACAGATCTCTGCAAAGAAGATCAAGAATTACTTTTCAATTCAGCCTCATTGGAGTTATTCACGCTGAGACTGGCTTACAG AGTTCAGCCGAATGAGGATAAACTGGTGTTTGATAATGGCGTAGTGTTGCATCGGTTGCAGTGTCTAAGAGGATTTGGGGACTGGATAAATACGATAGTTGATTTTGGAATGAGTTTACAGAGAATGCCGATGGATATATCGTCGCTGGCTTGTATGCTGGCATTGACTATGGTGACAG AGCGACACGGATTAAAAGAACCAAAGAAAGTGGAAGATTTACAAATGAAAATCATCGACACTTTACGGGATCATTGCACGTACAACAGCGATGCACAAAAAATTCCAAATTTCTTCTCGCGCATAATCGGCAAAATTCCAGAGCTGCGCACTTTAAGTCGCGAAGGACTTCAAAGATTGTTTTACCTTAAACTAGAAGACATTACCGAAACTCcagaaatcatcgaaaagATATTTCTAACCAGTCAACTGCCATTTTGA
- the LOC141900211 gene encoding putative nuclear hormone receptor HR38 isoform X4 has protein sequence MLVLQSPPGFDSDPTSVLDRFSLPSSGQASLFNPMISDVAGFDYPMQPFPSESAYANEPVDVFSQNYELSSYSDVPTSLPSFHDTYSQGNYAFPTDTKGTLFDLSAEDLSGATSNSGNQEKCPSMTMHYQGHYHTFQEESFKQSAFEDFPKLPTSGASTSRSQAFQPATFAPAEQKEFLSNFQSSSMFTEQNFPGFQTGFFQGAKTPDTSYASGLVQTSQASTAPYRRTDLSVPTRQQQYRRRPSLNIGSPMSSSESSMEMQKYQIQSPTTPSTPSSTRSSPGTHEQVPVKENQLCAVCGDNAACQHYGVRTCEGCKGFFKRTVQKGSKYVCLGDKNCPVDKRRRNRCQFCRFQKCLTVGMVKEVVRTDSLKGRRGRLPSKPKSPQESPPSPPISLITALVRAHVDTSPDIPNHDFTRFKTPTGESSPTSNSDVIKQFYDILISSLDVIRGWADRIPGFTDLCKEDQELLFNSASLELFTLRLAYRVQPNEDKLVFDNGVVLHRLQCLRGFGDWINTIVDFGMSLQRMPMDISSLACMLALTMVTERHGLKEPKKVEDLQMKIIDTLRDHCTYNSDAQKIPNFFSRIIGKIPELRTLSREGLQRLFYLKLEDITETPEIIEKIFLTSQLPF, from the exons ATGCTTGTCCTGCAATCACCG CCGGGGTTTGACAGTGATCCGACTAGTGTATTAGATCGGTTTAGTTTACCGTCGTCTGGGCAGGCAAGTTTGTTTAACCCGATGATATCAGATGTGGCCGGTTTTGATTATCCCATGCAACCGTTTCCGTCGGAATCCGCGTATGCAAATGAACCAGTAGACGTATTCTCTCAGAACTACGAACTTTCCAGTTACTCGGACGTCCCGACGTCTTTGCCAAGTTTTCACGATACCTACAGTCAAGGAAATTACGCGTTTCCAACCGACACCAAAGGAACACTTTTTGATTTAAGTGCGGAGGATCTTTCTGGCGCTACTAGCAATAGCGGTAACCAGGAAAAGTGTCCGTCGATGACCATGCATTATCAAGGTCATTATCACACTTTCCAGGAGGAATCGTTTAAACAATCGGCTTTCGAAGATTTTCCGAAGCTCCCTACTAGCGGTGCCAGTACCAGCAGAAGTCAGGCTTTCCAACCCGCTACTTTCGCTCCCGCCGAACAAAAAGAATTTCTAAGCAACTTTCAGTCCAGTTCGATGTTTACGGAACAAAATTTCCCCGGATTTCAAACTGGTTTCTTTCAAGGAGCTAAAACTCCGGATACGAGCTACGCGTCTGGTTTAGTGCAGACATCTCAGGCTAGTACTGCGCCGTATAGACGTACTGACCTGTCAGTCCCAACCCGTCAACAGCAATACCGCCGTCGGCCGTCACTCAACATCGGGAGCCCAATGTCATCATCGGAATCCAG TATGGAAATGCAGAAATACCAAATTCAATCGCCAACCACGCCATCCACCCCATCATCAACACGCTCATCCCCGGGAACTCACGAACAAGTTCCCGTTAAAGAGAATCAACTTTGTGCCGTTTGTGGAGATAACGCAGCCTGTCAACACTACGGCGTTCGTACCTGCGAGGGTTGCAAAGGATTCTTCAAAAGAACAGTTCAGAAAGGCTCCAAATATGTTTGTCTCGGCGACAAAAATTGTCCGGTCGATAAACGACGCCGAAATAGATGTCAATTCTGCCGTTTCCAAAAGTGTTTAACAGTTGGAATGGTGAAAGAAG TGGTGCGTACTGACAGTTTGAAAGGAAGAAGGGGCCGTCTgccgtcaaaaccaaaaagtcCACAGGAATCACCTCCGTCTCCACCGATCAGTCTTATTACAGCTCTAGTGCGAGCTCACGTCGATACATCACCAGACATTCCTAATCACGATTTCACTCGG TTTAAGACACCGACCGGGGAATCGAGCCCCACTTCCAATTCTGACGTCATCAAACAATTCTATGACATCTTGATCTCGTCGCTCGACGTCATACGTGGCTGGGCGGATCGTATTCCCGGATTCACAGATCTCTGCAAAGAAGATCAAGAATTACTTTTCAATTCAGCCTCATTGGAGTTATTCACGCTGAGACTGGCTTACAG AGTTCAGCCGAATGAGGATAAACTGGTGTTTGATAATGGCGTAGTGTTGCATCGGTTGCAGTGTCTAAGAGGATTTGGGGACTGGATAAATACGATAGTTGATTTTGGAATGAGTTTACAGAGAATGCCGATGGATATATCGTCGCTGGCTTGTATGCTGGCATTGACTATGGTGACAG AGCGACACGGATTAAAAGAACCAAAGAAAGTGGAAGATTTACAAATGAAAATCATCGACACTTTACGGGATCATTGCACGTACAACAGCGATGCACAAAAAATTCCAAATTTCTTCTCGCGCATAATCGGCAAAATTCCAGAGCTGCGCACTTTAAGTCGCGAAGGACTTCAAAGATTGTTTTACCTTAAACTAGAAGACATTACCGAAACTCcagaaatcatcgaaaagATATTTCTAACCAGTCAACTGCCATTTTGA
- the LOC141900211 gene encoding putative nuclear hormone receptor HR38 isoform X2, translated as MDIFSYYCDVFSILFWDNFPMSKRRKISPVSPDIPQSPSSLSTTSSEYVTKSVSHTPIPTTTASQQDMLVLQSPPGFDSDPTSVLDRFSLPSSGQASLFNPMISDVAGFDYPMQPFPSESAYANEPVDVFSQNYELSSYSDVPTSLPSFHDTYSQGNYAFPTDTKGTLFDLSAEDLSGATSNSGNQEKCPSMTMHYQGHYHTFQEESFKQSAFEDFPKLPTSGASTSRSQAFQPATFAPAEQKEFLSNFQSSSMFTEQNFPGFQTGFFQGAKTPDTSYASGLVQTSQASTAPYRRTDLSVPTRQQQYRRRPSLNIGSPMSSSESSMEMQKYQIQSPTTPSTPSSTRSSPGTHEQVPVKENQLCAVCGDNAACQHYGVRTCEGCKGFFKRTVQKGSKYVCLGDKNCPVDKRRRNRCQFCRFQKCLTVGMVKEVVRTDSLKGRRGRLPSKPKSPQESPPSPPISLITALVRAHVDTSPDIPNHDFTRFKTPTGESSPTSNSDVIKQFYDILISSLDVIRGWADRIPGFTDLCKEDQELLFNSASLELFTLRLAYRVQPNEDKLVFDNGVVLHRLQCLRGFGDWINTIVDFGMSLQRMPMDISSLACMLALTMVTERHGLKEPKKVEDLQMKIIDTLRDHCTYNSDAQKIPNFFSRIIGKIPELRTLSREGLQRLFYLKLEDITETPEIIEKIFLTSQLPF; from the exons ATGGATATATTCTCTTATTATTGCGATGTGTTCAGTATTCTGTTTTGGGATAATTTTCCAATGAGTAAAAGAAGAAAGATAAGTC CCGTTTCGCCAGATATTCCTCAATCACCTTCATCTTTGAGTACGACTAGTTCTGAATACGTGACGAAATCGGTATCTCACACACCAATACCTACTACTACTGCTAGTCAACAAGATATGCTTGTCCTGCAATCACCG CCGGGGTTTGACAGTGATCCGACTAGTGTATTAGATCGGTTTAGTTTACCGTCGTCTGGGCAGGCAAGTTTGTTTAACCCGATGATATCAGATGTGGCCGGTTTTGATTATCCCATGCAACCGTTTCCGTCGGAATCCGCGTATGCAAATGAACCAGTAGACGTATTCTCTCAGAACTACGAACTTTCCAGTTACTCGGACGTCCCGACGTCTTTGCCAAGTTTTCACGATACCTACAGTCAAGGAAATTACGCGTTTCCAACCGACACCAAAGGAACACTTTTTGATTTAAGTGCGGAGGATCTTTCTGGCGCTACTAGCAATAGCGGTAACCAGGAAAAGTGTCCGTCGATGACCATGCATTATCAAGGTCATTATCACACTTTCCAGGAGGAATCGTTTAAACAATCGGCTTTCGAAGATTTTCCGAAGCTCCCTACTAGCGGTGCCAGTACCAGCAGAAGTCAGGCTTTCCAACCCGCTACTTTCGCTCCCGCCGAACAAAAAGAATTTCTAAGCAACTTTCAGTCCAGTTCGATGTTTACGGAACAAAATTTCCCCGGATTTCAAACTGGTTTCTTTCAAGGAGCTAAAACTCCGGATACGAGCTACGCGTCTGGTTTAGTGCAGACATCTCAGGCTAGTACTGCGCCGTATAGACGTACTGACCTGTCAGTCCCAACCCGTCAACAGCAATACCGCCGTCGGCCGTCACTCAACATCGGGAGCCCAATGTCATCATCGGAATCCAG TATGGAAATGCAGAAATACCAAATTCAATCGCCAACCACGCCATCCACCCCATCATCAACACGCTCATCCCCGGGAACTCACGAACAAGTTCCCGTTAAAGAGAATCAACTTTGTGCCGTTTGTGGAGATAACGCAGCCTGTCAACACTACGGCGTTCGTACCTGCGAGGGTTGCAAAGGATTCTTCAAAAGAACAGTTCAGAAAGGCTCCAAATATGTTTGTCTCGGCGACAAAAATTGTCCGGTCGATAAACGACGCCGAAATAGATGTCAATTCTGCCGTTTCCAAAAGTGTTTAACAGTTGGAATGGTGAAAGAAG TGGTGCGTACTGACAGTTTGAAAGGAAGAAGGGGCCGTCTgccgtcaaaaccaaaaagtcCACAGGAATCACCTCCGTCTCCACCGATCAGTCTTATTACAGCTCTAGTGCGAGCTCACGTCGATACATCACCAGACATTCCTAATCACGATTTCACTCGG TTTAAGACACCGACCGGGGAATCGAGCCCCACTTCCAATTCTGACGTCATCAAACAATTCTATGACATCTTGATCTCGTCGCTCGACGTCATACGTGGCTGGGCGGATCGTATTCCCGGATTCACAGATCTCTGCAAAGAAGATCAAGAATTACTTTTCAATTCAGCCTCATTGGAGTTATTCACGCTGAGACTGGCTTACAG AGTTCAGCCGAATGAGGATAAACTGGTGTTTGATAATGGCGTAGTGTTGCATCGGTTGCAGTGTCTAAGAGGATTTGGGGACTGGATAAATACGATAGTTGATTTTGGAATGAGTTTACAGAGAATGCCGATGGATATATCGTCGCTGGCTTGTATGCTGGCATTGACTATGGTGACAG AGCGACACGGATTAAAAGAACCAAAGAAAGTGGAAGATTTACAAATGAAAATCATCGACACTTTACGGGATCATTGCACGTACAACAGCGATGCACAAAAAATTCCAAATTTCTTCTCGCGCATAATCGGCAAAATTCCAGAGCTGCGCACTTTAAGTCGCGAAGGACTTCAAAGATTGTTTTACCTTAAACTAGAAGACATTACCGAAACTCcagaaatcatcgaaaagATATTTCTAACCAGTCAACTGCCATTTTGA
- the LOC141900211 gene encoding putative nuclear hormone receptor HR38 isoform X3, with protein sequence MFLKPNDLAVSPDIPQSPSSLSTTSSEYVTKSVSHTPIPTTTASQQDMLVLQSPPGFDSDPTSVLDRFSLPSSGQASLFNPMISDVAGFDYPMQPFPSESAYANEPVDVFSQNYELSSYSDVPTSLPSFHDTYSQGNYAFPTDTKGTLFDLSAEDLSGATSNSGNQEKCPSMTMHYQGHYHTFQEESFKQSAFEDFPKLPTSGASTSRSQAFQPATFAPAEQKEFLSNFQSSSMFTEQNFPGFQTGFFQGAKTPDTSYASGLVQTSQASTAPYRRTDLSVPTRQQQYRRRPSLNIGSPMSSSESSMEMQKYQIQSPTTPSTPSSTRSSPGTHEQVPVKENQLCAVCGDNAACQHYGVRTCEGCKGFFKRTVQKGSKYVCLGDKNCPVDKRRRNRCQFCRFQKCLTVGMVKEVVRTDSLKGRRGRLPSKPKSPQESPPSPPISLITALVRAHVDTSPDIPNHDFTRFKTPTGESSPTSNSDVIKQFYDILISSLDVIRGWADRIPGFTDLCKEDQELLFNSASLELFTLRLAYRVQPNEDKLVFDNGVVLHRLQCLRGFGDWINTIVDFGMSLQRMPMDISSLACMLALTMVTERHGLKEPKKVEDLQMKIIDTLRDHCTYNSDAQKIPNFFSRIIGKIPELRTLSREGLQRLFYLKLEDITETPEIIEKIFLTSQLPF encoded by the exons atgtttttgaaacCGAATGATCTCG CCGTTTCGCCAGATATTCCTCAATCACCTTCATCTTTGAGTACGACTAGTTCTGAATACGTGACGAAATCGGTATCTCACACACCAATACCTACTACTACTGCTAGTCAACAAGATATGCTTGTCCTGCAATCACCG CCGGGGTTTGACAGTGATCCGACTAGTGTATTAGATCGGTTTAGTTTACCGTCGTCTGGGCAGGCAAGTTTGTTTAACCCGATGATATCAGATGTGGCCGGTTTTGATTATCCCATGCAACCGTTTCCGTCGGAATCCGCGTATGCAAATGAACCAGTAGACGTATTCTCTCAGAACTACGAACTTTCCAGTTACTCGGACGTCCCGACGTCTTTGCCAAGTTTTCACGATACCTACAGTCAAGGAAATTACGCGTTTCCAACCGACACCAAAGGAACACTTTTTGATTTAAGTGCGGAGGATCTTTCTGGCGCTACTAGCAATAGCGGTAACCAGGAAAAGTGTCCGTCGATGACCATGCATTATCAAGGTCATTATCACACTTTCCAGGAGGAATCGTTTAAACAATCGGCTTTCGAAGATTTTCCGAAGCTCCCTACTAGCGGTGCCAGTACCAGCAGAAGTCAGGCTTTCCAACCCGCTACTTTCGCTCCCGCCGAACAAAAAGAATTTCTAAGCAACTTTCAGTCCAGTTCGATGTTTACGGAACAAAATTTCCCCGGATTTCAAACTGGTTTCTTTCAAGGAGCTAAAACTCCGGATACGAGCTACGCGTCTGGTTTAGTGCAGACATCTCAGGCTAGTACTGCGCCGTATAGACGTACTGACCTGTCAGTCCCAACCCGTCAACAGCAATACCGCCGTCGGCCGTCACTCAACATCGGGAGCCCAATGTCATCATCGGAATCCAG TATGGAAATGCAGAAATACCAAATTCAATCGCCAACCACGCCATCCACCCCATCATCAACACGCTCATCCCCGGGAACTCACGAACAAGTTCCCGTTAAAGAGAATCAACTTTGTGCCGTTTGTGGAGATAACGCAGCCTGTCAACACTACGGCGTTCGTACCTGCGAGGGTTGCAAAGGATTCTTCAAAAGAACAGTTCAGAAAGGCTCCAAATATGTTTGTCTCGGCGACAAAAATTGTCCGGTCGATAAACGACGCCGAAATAGATGTCAATTCTGCCGTTTCCAAAAGTGTTTAACAGTTGGAATGGTGAAAGAAG TGGTGCGTACTGACAGTTTGAAAGGAAGAAGGGGCCGTCTgccgtcaaaaccaaaaagtcCACAGGAATCACCTCCGTCTCCACCGATCAGTCTTATTACAGCTCTAGTGCGAGCTCACGTCGATACATCACCAGACATTCCTAATCACGATTTCACTCGG TTTAAGACACCGACCGGGGAATCGAGCCCCACTTCCAATTCTGACGTCATCAAACAATTCTATGACATCTTGATCTCGTCGCTCGACGTCATACGTGGCTGGGCGGATCGTATTCCCGGATTCACAGATCTCTGCAAAGAAGATCAAGAATTACTTTTCAATTCAGCCTCATTGGAGTTATTCACGCTGAGACTGGCTTACAG AGTTCAGCCGAATGAGGATAAACTGGTGTTTGATAATGGCGTAGTGTTGCATCGGTTGCAGTGTCTAAGAGGATTTGGGGACTGGATAAATACGATAGTTGATTTTGGAATGAGTTTACAGAGAATGCCGATGGATATATCGTCGCTGGCTTGTATGCTGGCATTGACTATGGTGACAG AGCGACACGGATTAAAAGAACCAAAGAAAGTGGAAGATTTACAAATGAAAATCATCGACACTTTACGGGATCATTGCACGTACAACAGCGATGCACAAAAAATTCCAAATTTCTTCTCGCGCATAATCGGCAAAATTCCAGAGCTGCGCACTTTAAGTCGCGAAGGACTTCAAAGATTGTTTTACCTTAAACTAGAAGACATTACCGAAACTCcagaaatcatcgaaaagATATTTCTAACCAGTCAACTGCCATTTTGA